TAGAAGTAACTGGATCACTGCTATCTCTGTGTCCTTGCGCTTGTTCGCTTGATTGATTCTACAGATACTCAGCTTTTCTTATGGTTATAAAGGTCTTCATTTTGCCTGTgctctcttcagtttttctgttcctctAATTAAGGAATTTAATGGAACCATAGCTCCTATTGGAAACCAGTGTAGTGCTATCATAAAATATCCCAATTTGGAATGAACCTTCAAAGAGCACTGAGTCCAACTCTGggctccacacagaaccatGTGAAATTCAAACTGTGGGCCTGAGAGCGCTGTCCAGATGCTTCCTGAGCTCAGGCAGGTTTGGGgccatgcccacagccctgtgcatcccgttccctgcccactgccctgtggtgcagcccctttccctgacccccagctgcccctcccctggcacagctccatgccgttccctcaggccctgtcgctgtcacacagagcagagctcagcgctaCCCCTCCGCTGACTCAAATACAACTTGACTCCAACAGAAACCTCTGGCTCTTTTCTATAGGGCCGCTCTCCAGTCTGTGGTGCTAGTATGCCATACTATTAAATCTTAGTTGGTTAAATCTCCacacattttattcattttattgctACAGAATTAATAGTAACTACCTCTTTTCATGTATGTAGGAGTATTTCTACTTGTACTTGTTGCAAGaagggaatatatatatttttttttccttctttgtacCCTGAACATTAAGTTTTCATATTTGACTTCTAGCGTGAAACTTTTAAATACAATGCATGCATGCAAGGTGGACAGAATTAGTTCAGTCAGCATGCAGGTTAATAATATGCAATGTGCTAATCATAACTTAATATATTGAAAACTCAGGTCTGAAAGTAATCTTGATTTAGCTTAGCTTTTGAACTGTgacacagctttaaaaaaagttaGCTGTAAAATCAACAGGATGAAATTTGGTAATTCATTGTACCCAAGTAGTTTCTCTGAATGGTATTAAGATTTCACAgtcagtatttgttttttatgtagcttatttctcacttttaaaaaatctgttctATACCTACAATATTGTACAAGCTGTACTAATGTATAATTAATGATTTATTGTGTTCATTTGGTACTTAAAGCATTGTTGAGCAAACCTTCACCACGGCAGAATTTGTGAATCAAGCTATTGACATCAATGAACCAATTGGAAATCTTAAGAAATTACTGGAACCCAGACTGCTGTGCTCCTTGGATGCACATGAAATTTGTCTGCAAGATATCCAGGTAAATTGCAAGGTTATAGATAGAAGCTCTTACCACTGAGGCATTATACTTCATCCCTTTCTTTCATCATGAaatttactgctttattttgtacATTACAATACAGAGCTTAATTTTACATCAACTTCATTATTATAAAAGCATTTGGCATGTACCCATAAATTCtgtatgaataaataaaaaaacctgAGGCGTTGTGGTTTGTGAGTTGGGGGTGACACTCCTCTTACCCAGCCACAAAGTGAAAGAAGATTGAGTGTAATGACAACACTGTCTAAGCAAAAATTCTTGAGGTAGCCCTTGTCATTTGTTGCTGGACTCATGAGAGACTGatcttgttttttgtttgaataaagcagaaagatttTTATGGTATTCAGATGCATAGATAACATGTTATTTGAGAAAATTCCCCTCCCGCATTTCTGCAGGCATCACAATATATAACTGTTGTTATAACTTTGTGactaatacatattttaattcttcaattttttaaaatccttttgcTTTTATCAAGCTGGACCCAGAGCGAAGCCTTTTTGATCAAGGGGTGAAAACAGATGGAACAGTACAACTCAGTGTACAAGTAGTATCCAGGCAAGGTAAGCAGTTATATTTGTCTGCCCTGTGGATCATCTAGTGCTATATGAATGCTTGTGAACAAAGACAATATTTATCTCCTTCTACCTGTAAATGGATGGTCATATAGTGTCAGgatgtatttttcactgtttactGTACTTATACGTAGTACCAATGAAAACAATTGTCATAAACTGATAAAAGCTATGCAAAATGTCTTACAAAACTTCATATCAATTtcaaagtggggaaaaaaaaatctggatcAAATAGTGAGAGTTATGTGGAGTATGAAGCTTTCTCTAAGAGAGAGTAGTTAGTCATGTCAGGCCAGGTATTAAAGCAGGCAAATGATTTTTGTCTGGCTGAGTGACAGTTGCATCTCTGTGAAGTGTgagtttgtgtgttttgtgtatTACTAGATTATGAGAGTAGTCGTTGTTAAttgaaaatgaatatgaagGGCTGGAATCACTTTtagctgttttgtttggatGAGAGCTCTGAGTCAGCTACTGAGGCAGAGCATTAACCAAGTTGGTAACGTTTGCTGATGCATAGTCTTTGTGTTTGAGGTATTAGATAGGGCATTTTTCCCCTTATTGATCCTCAGCAGTTACTAGCTTTACTCCTCTGCTTTGTGTCCTGTTCCCCTTTGCCTCTTCCATATGCCTGGGTCAAAGGACTGCCATCACTTTCACAGAGCCTGATGTAGTTGCAGTTCTCTGCAACATCTACGGATGTACGTTGCTGTATTTTCAAATCCTCTGTGGCACTTCACATTAGTGTAGGGTATCTTCAATTATCTGTTCTTGAGTTACGTCAGCAAAGCAGATGAGTAGAAGTTGGGGAGcacactttgttttcttgttatttcaGTATCAGTTATACAGAAGAAAGCCTATCTGTTTTAGTTCTACTTAAGCAGCATTCAACAGGATGTAGTTGGGTGATAAGTGCTAGATTGAATCTGCAGTTCTTTATGTAATCAGGATTGAAgtatctttcttgttttttttgttaaaaagaaatatcctTCAGAGGATTAGACCTGCTGCTCTTAATTCATACCCCATAGCTTGTAGTATTCAGTGCTTATCCTTCCAATTTCAAGAAGATGAAGGTGATACAGATCTTCACGATTAACTTCTACTTTCTTcctatgctttcatttttttatttcagtgtgaaaCTGAGGTACGTGACAATATACTTCAAGGactccccccccacccaccaTCCCCAGTTAGCCATAGAAGAAAATCACACATGCAAAGGGCATGGGTATAAGTAACGCAGAGCAGATGGGTTTGTTATTCTGACAAGGACAGTGTGCCCTTgagtcggggggggggggggagggggaagcagATTCTTGTGCTTTccctctatttcttttcttttttcttttcttttcttttctttttttttttttcccctatgaaTAATGTACCACTgcaagattttttatttatttttgcccaaataatgttatttataGAATTAAGCTAGCAATATTCAGTGATGCTAATCCCTGCTCTGGTTTGAACTCTCTGTTTTCATAAGAGAATAATCAATTCattgaatggcttgggttggaagggacttcaaggatcaaGTTCCATCCCCCTTGCCAGCAGAGGGAGGattgccagctgctagatcagGTACTTGGTTGGATTGCCCAcgaccccatccaacctggccttaagcacctccaggaatggggtaAATTTATCTtgctttagtttaaaaccattctcccttgtcctgtcactatctacccttgtaaaaagttggtttctttcctgtttgtaaACTCTTTACATACTGGACGGCTGGAATGAGATGTCCCTGTAATCGActgttttccaggctgaacaaacccagttccTTTAGCCTGTCTTCACAAGAGCGGTGCTCCATGCCTTgaatcatctttgtagcccttaTTTGAATCCTCTCCAAAAGCTTCACATCTTTCCCatgttgggggccccaggcaTGGATGCAATAttccagatggggtctcatgaggacagagtagagagggacaatcacctccctcttcaTACTGGCCACCCCTTTTCAAATGGAACCAGGATACCAgtggctttctgggctgcaagcgcaTGCAGCTGgttcatgttcagttttttgTCAGCCAatacccccaagtccttttcatCAGGGCTGCTGTCAAGAAGTTCTCATAGTTTTTATACATTCCTGGGATTAACTTGATCCAAGTccaaaaccttgcactttgttgcacctcattaggttctcacGTGCCCACCTTTTGAGTTTATCAAGATCCCTCTGGATGACATCCCTTCGTACTGCTTTATCTACCTATCTGAATATCTGAAGAACTTTTTGGTCTTAAACTTAATGTCAAATGTACTGTTTTctgcaggatgctgtgggagAAAAAGTTTGCTCCTGTGTAGACTTGAGAGACAGTGGGGGAAAAACTGCAAACGTTGGAAATAATCCATGTTGATTGGAGGAAGGCAGTAGATGCTTAtggcttatttgttttttcttgttttccccaGTACGTTTCttaaagagcaaatattttgaTCTGTGCCAGAATATGAAACTATAACACTGGGACAGTGTGGGACAAATTTGTGTTCACTTTACTGAGGTAGTCCTTATTTAAGGACGCCTGCAGGAATTCAGTGATGGTTCTTCCATATAATGCTTCTTTCCAAAATATGTTAACACTTAACTAATCAATTGTTCTTAAATGTTCTTCGTTTGATCTATACGCAGGGACAGACCCCAAGTTAAATATCCTTGAAATCGTGAAGCCTGTGGAAACTGTGGAGGTAGTGATTGATCCAGATGCTCACCACGCAGAGGCTGAAGCTCACCTTGTAGAGGAAGCTCAAGTGATAACTTTAGATGGAACAAAACACATTGCAGCTATTTCAGATGAGACCTCTGAACAGGTGACACGAtgggctgcagcactggaagACTACAGAAAGGAGCAGGAGCGTCTTGGAATACCCTATGGTAATGACACCTGATGGtgaattgtgtgtgtgttgggttggggaggtgggggctggttcatagaatcatgggtCAGCCAGGGTTGAAAGGGGCCACATTGATCTTCTAGTTTCATCTCCCCTGTTATGTtcagggttgccagccaccagaccaggccgcccagagccacatccagcctggccttggttcttctgtttgttttaggGCAGgagacatttctttctgtaaatgatAATTAATTTGGGTTCTGTAATTCAAGTGTTCAGATAGCTCATAGGCATGTTATGAATAAGTGCAGTACAGATCAATTTAGCTTTATCTTATGCAGAGATAAGAAGAATCAGTGTTTctaatatttctattaaaatgatGATGCTTTTTGTTCCAGTACGTCCTTTACACTGAGTTTttagaaagcagttttcttccttctccgTTAAAATGCACATGATAACTGTAAAGCTCTTCGCATATATCTGAAATCGAATTATACTCAGTAATTGTTGGGGGTTGCTTCTGAATGTCATGAAACAAATTGTTTTGTGAGTTGCAGCGTTGTAAGCTCACGTGTTGCATGGAAAGCCATGCTTGGCTTCAACATAgtgggggagaaagaaaattcagagaaCATAAGGATATTCTAGTAAATCATCACCTCTTCTGAATTAATGTTGATATGAGCAGGTTGCTCGTTTATTGTTGCTTTAGGAAAAGCACCTCTGAACGCCTGCTGAGGATTGAGTTGAAAACTGTAgggtggtttggggttttttttgaccATCATCATGCTCAGGAGATTATCTGGCTGAGTTGCGTGTTCTGACTTGCTGAATGCAATGCACTGTTGAGGTATGTTCAGCAAATGAAACCGTACTCTATAAGCACAACTGCAGAATGAGAGGGTATTTGGAAAAGGAAGTTCAGAAGTGCTTAAAAATTCCAGTGTAGTTACACGTCTTTGCAGTATCTTGCCagtatttaaacatatttttgatAACTAAAGCAGTGGTCTTTTGATaccttttaattgttttcattgGTGAGTATTTCCAAAATAGCTCttattgtgctctttctgtTGATAGTCAAGGATTTGATGCAGAATGTTTGTAAAGATATAATGCATTATCAGAACAGAGTGACATTTTTCATCAAGTTCTCCCATATACaaagaaagctatttaaaaCCATGTTGTTATAGTGCTCAATAATGTTGTTACTAAGCTTTAATAGTTCTGTTGCTTTAAGTAAAATCCACAACTGTGGCTGTAGAAGTTGAATGTCTTTTGTGTCATGGGAGTGCAGATTTTCCAGGAAGATCATACTAGTTTACTACAGCAGAAATCTTTGTattaagaatcatagaatcacagaatcacaaggttggaaaggacgtacaagatcatttagtccaagAGTATTAATGTTTGTTTGCCAGTATTTAGTTCCCAGGGTGTAGTGACcccacttctctgggcagcctgttccagtgccttacgACTGTTTcggaaagaagaaatttttcctaacatccagtcAGTGTCTCCCCTAGTACAACTTAAGGCCTATCCTATCACACTTACCTGGGACAAGAGGCCAACCTCCACCTTGACACCTCCTTCCAGATGTTTGTTGTGAGCCAcgaggtctccccagagcctctTCTTTGCCGGACTGaaaaatcccagctccctcagctgctcttcagacCCATCACAAGCTTTCTTGTCCTTCTCTGGGTgcactccagggcctcaatgtctcTTTAATGACGGGCCCAAAACAGAATACGGTGCTCAAGTTGTGACCTCACCAGTGCTGGGTACAGAGGTGTGATCACCTCCTTACTCCTGCTGATTATCCTCCTTCTGATACGAGCCAGGGTGCTTTTGGGCATCTGAGTACGCTGCTGACTCACATACAGCTGGCTGTCAACTAATAaccccagatccttttcctctgcacGGATTTCCATCCACTCTGCCCCAACCCTGTAGTTTTTGTGCGTTGTTCTGACTAAAATGCAGAACCCATCACTTGGTCTTTACTGAACCTCATACAGTTAGCCTCAGGCTGGTGATCTGGACTGTTGGAGTCAGCTGTCCTGTGTCCTTTACCAGTCGATTGCCCACCCTTACCTCCTCACTCAGGAAGCTgagtgagaaagagaaggacTCGTGCACTTTAAGTTCTGCTTAGCAGTTGCTAGAATGTCAGTCTGTTGTCAACACTTCACTTGGTTGCAAATctaaaacacagcaacacatAGACTGCTATGGAGAAAATTAATTCCATCCCAGCCAAACTCAGTACAACTGTGATTTTAAGTGGTTTAGAAACTTGGATAATGTTGAGTGAATGTAGGATTTAATAGTTCAGCATTATCACGCACTTTTATGATGAAACTCAGATATATTTCCTGCAAAACTCAGATATATTTCTTCCATAACTATTTCATATTACAGCATCACGCTTTTTTTCCCTAAGGAAAATCCCTTTCCATCTACCAGCCAAACAATACCATTCCATTAGCATTTTAAGAGAAGTCTGTCTTTACATCTAGTCAAATTCAGTCATTAGAACCATGCCTCTCCTTCATGTTATACAATAGcttgtcttaaaataaatgcatagtTGAAAACATACCCTCGTTGAATCTTGAATATAAGCACTGACTGGCCTAGGaacaggcttttaaaaataaaataaataaattgttggGCCTTTAAGAGTTGTGTAGAAAAATGATCTCTAGGATGCACTTTCTTGAATCCCATGGCTCAGTGGCCACTTGTATTTCATCGTTTGAAGTTACAGTAAGGACTATGTCTGTAACCTCATGGAGAAGGGACCTCACGTTTCCTGATGGATGTattgcagtttcatttctttgtttttccagaccCTGTGCAGTGGTCAACAGACCAAGTGCTCCACTGGGTGGTGTGGGTGATGAAGGAGTTCAGCATGTCAGACATTGACCTTAATGCACTCAGCATTCCTGGGCGCgagctctgcagcctcactCAAGAAGACTTCTTCCAGCGAGTTCCACGTGGGGAGATTCTATGGAGTCACTTGGAGCTTCTTCGAAAGTGTATGGGAGATTTGTCTGTAACCGGTTTTATTTAACTCAcccttttctcttatttattcttaaaattaGTTGAAGgtagctgtttttcctctgtttaatATTAGCAGTAAAAATGAGAGCATCGGCACAAAGTAACGGGAGGTGTAAGTAAGAATGTCCGCTGTTAAGAAGCATGTCTGCGTGATGAGCAGTTTCCCCATTGTTCGTCAGACTTCTTAACTAATATGGAAGAAGTAGGGATTGATAAGTCCTTtgtgttcttgcttttttaaattaagattcTTAGTTTGTGTGTCTCCTGAGTTTGAGAATTTTATGATTAAATATTAACAAGTGATTTAGTGTGTGTCTCTGCCTCACATAGAATTGAAGAGCATTAAGCATATAGGAAGTTAAATTCTTAGTCTGCACAGCGTGACTGATAAGTGATGCATTTCTATGTGTATAAATATGCCCTCAGACTTACTGTGCTTGCTTGTAACCTGGCAGACCAAAAAGTGTTTCTGtcacattttactttttatagCTAAAGGCTTTTAGGTACGTAGAATGTGAAGGGCTCCTGGAAATTCACTGTTGATGTACTTATTTCTAGAAAATAATTGGTAAAGCGTTAAATGTTTCTGCATACCACACAGTATCgcagtatcacagtcttgtgcgagttggaagggaccttagagatcaagATACCCATAAGACCACGAGCTATGCatgtcttttccaaactgataGAAAATGTTGGGCTTGATTCCCCTCTGtgaaataagaatttttttgaTTTTCAAATGATGATAAAGGTAATGTTTTGAGTAaagctctctttctttctgacCTGCAGATGTGTTGGCTAGCCAAGAACACACGGGTGAAATAGCAACTGTTACTATTGATCAGCGTAAGTATTTCTGCCAGAAGTTAATGAATACAATTAACTGCTTGCAAGTCTGACACCATGATTCTGTGCTATGCTTTGATATACAGCACTGTAATGGTATAATGGTAAGAAAGTCACTAGAAAGCGTAGCTTTCTTCAATGAGATGAAGAGAGTGCAGTCTAACATTCAAAGCAATGCATTTGATTTCTCAGTATTCCGTTACCAGCTGAAAAATATTGTATGTTTTGAAGTATGAAAGTTTCTAACTTACATTTCAGATGATAGATTTTTCCACTCTATTGAAATAAGATCTCAAGGGTATAAGTTTGAGGTCttgatgtttgttttggtatttcGGGTTATACATTGTGTTAATGAATGGAtaagtaaaaatgctttttctttcaaaaaagaaaaaactgttaaaaaagggaaaaaaattgaaggTATGTGTGAAAGAGAGGACTTGCTTGGAAagtaatacaagaaaaatataagaaGCTCCTTTTAGATGTAATATGGTGACATCAGTGATTAAAACTGATGATTTTCAGAGGACTTGTGAGCAGTTTATGCACTAAAAAAATATGTACAGCATCCTGGGTCTGTGTCCAGTTAAATTCACCTAGAATGGGACACTTGAGTCCTCCAGTCTTCGTTGCTTGTTTAAATAGCAGGCACAAAGTGACTGTAGAGAGGAGTGCGTTAAGGTAAATAACGGGaacagcataaaaatgaaatcaaaggcATGAGTTTTATTATGTAAATACATGGAACACATTATAGTAGACTAAAGCCAATGTTTTATCTACAACATGACATATCTACTACAAGTCTTGAAACACAATTTCTAATAGAAGCGATAAAAATTCTTTACATTCTTAGTGTTGTGGTTTAGACAGTGTGCATCTTTTTAgtgaaaggttaaaaaaaattagaacaaCCCTAGCTTTTGCTGTTGTCTTATAGACAATAAATAATACATGCCTATGCATCTGATGTTTCTCTGTCTAGCTGTTTGTAATTGATGTGCtgcaatgttttctgctttacagCTGTGCACATTATTCCAGCATCTGTACAGCCTGCTACCCCGACCACCATTAAAGTAATAAACAGCAGTGCAAAGGCAGCTAAAGTACAGAGAACTCCAAGGATCTCCGGGGAAGATAGAAGTTCCCCTGGGAACAGAACAGGTATTGTCTACATAGTTTCTAAATGCAAACATGGTAAATACTCATGAAGTTGAATCACAGTTTTATAGGATGTGTCTTTGTCACTCTGGTTGCAAggtttttagaaaaaaaagtacatacaGATATAAGAAGGGACTGTATCTAGAAGGTACGTTGCAAGCATATGCAAACTTGTTGGTTGGTTGATTCACTCATATGCCATTTTTGCTTTGATATTCTCCACTTCTGTGAATTGATGTTTAAAGTCCCTAGTTCTCCTTACCcttacattttcctgttttgaaactCTGCATGAGAGTCCATTATTGTCATTCAGGGTTTTTAGGCCCAGAATTTATCATCTGACATCAATGGGAAAATACAGTTTGTCCCTTTAGCATTACATCTGCTCTCTATATCTCATTGAGAATGTTGTAATCTAACTGCAGATAGTTGAGTTAAAAAGAAACCTTAAAGATTGATTGTATGTGCAAGGTGATATATTGACT
The Coturnix japonica isolate 7356 chromosome 1, Coturnix japonica 2.1, whole genome shotgun sequence DNA segment above includes these coding regions:
- the GABPA gene encoding GA-binding protein alpha chain codes for the protein MTKREAEELIEIEIDGNEKQECTEESIVEQTFTTAEFVNQAIDINEPIGNLKKLLEPRLLCSLDAHEICLQDIQLDPERSLFDQGVKTDGTVQLSVQVVSRQGTDPKLNILEIVKPVETVEVVIDPDAHHAEAEAHLVEEAQVITLDGTKHIAAISDETSEQVTRWAAALEDYRKEQERLGIPYDPVQWSTDQVLHWVVWVMKEFSMSDIDLNALSIPGRELCSLTQEDFFQRVPRGEILWSHLELLRKYVLASQEHTGEIATVTIDQPVHIIPASVQPATPTTIKVINSSAKAAKVQRTPRISGEDRSSPGNRTGNNGQIQLWQFLLELLTDKDARDCISWVGDEGEFKLNQPELVAQKWGQRKNKPTMNYEKLSRALRYYYDGDMICKVQGKRFVYKFVCDLKTLIGYSAAELNRLVRECEQKKLAKMQLHGIAQPVTAVALATASLQTEKDN